The Lolium rigidum isolate FL_2022 chromosome 1, APGP_CSIRO_Lrig_0.1, whole genome shotgun sequence region TCTACGTGGAAACTGTCATCCTCAACACCTCTTGTGCGGCGAGCTCCAGCTTCACCGCAGAGGACCATCAACAAGGCCCTTACCACAAAAGAGATGCATTAGATCACAAACGCCCAATATCGAACAATCGACCTAATGCGACGAGTACTTAGGAAGCTCCGACTTTAATAAGGAACCTCCCAGCAGAAACAAGCACACCTTGCACGATTGATCCCACCTACCTATCGCAGGGCATCATGATTGTACATATGATTTGTAAAATGAATGTACAAAAAAATTGTAAAAAAGTTCATGGGATTCAATAAATGATAACTGATTTCAAaaaatatgtcatgttactaaccCTATAGTGGGGAGTAGTAATTTATATGTAGTTCATGCATTATGTTATTTATTATGTTATAGACTCATCTTgttttgaggtgtgtgatgttatgataacatagctagttaccatctcATTCTATGTTTTCATTTATTGTCATGCCATGCCAACAAAACTtcttgggttgtgtgatgttactacctatgttactcataCTATGAATAGTattagttttcaaaaaaaaatcaacattcAATTTTTTTGTACACCACTAAATTGACTACCTATAAATAAATAGGAACTTGATATTTTTTTAAGATTTATTGTAAAATTAAATTATTTTTTATTGGAAAGCCTTTTGAGTAACCCACAAAGACTACCCTTCAAGCGGTGCCGACATAGGGCGCGTTATAGGTGGTGTATAGTAGCACCCGCAAGGGACGGGGAATCCACTCTTAGAACCCCCTTTCCTCGTCTGTCTAACCACAATTACTATCTCTATTTCGAAATATAAGCTTATATTTCAAAACTGAGGTAATAGTTTGCATGATGGACCAATATAGGAATTTAATGGCTATAATAGCTTTGAACTGAAAATCGCCTCTGACCCATTCTAGGTTATTTCTTTTTAGCcgttattatctgtttaattcaATAGTTCAATAGTCATTATTTGCTATAAAATTATAATAAATAAATGGataaaatatataatatgtagtaCGTGGCATAAGGGATAGCACGTGGAATACTTGCCTGCTCAAGTCCATCTACTAGGGATGTGGTCTTGAAAAAAGATTAAAAGGATTTTTTTGTAAAAAtgaataagagagagagagaaatcagAAAAGAAAAATTGGCCCATGTCAAATGGGCCGGCACATGGGGTGCCAGAGCAAGTGGCCCTTTGTTATACTATCCCGCACCAAGTATAATAGATATTGCCATGGTCCATGTAACAGCGGCCTCAACGGTAGTGGACCAAAACTAATGAATGAGGCCACGTTAATCTGATAATCTCTATGATATGGAAGATACCGCACCTCACATGGGTTTccaaaaagaacaaaacataatATAGTAGGTCATTTTGGGGAGTGGTGTTTCGGAACATGAGTGTATATGCTCccactattttgaaatgcatattacacGGATTTTGAATTTCAGAAAAATTAAAAcgaaaaatttgtacgtacatcttcacatgctacacactcacaaagtcgtttcataaaaaattgtCTTATTATTTGatgtgtgtaaaaagacaaatttcagtgcaaaaaataatgcttttcacaagataaattttctcttttttacatagaccacaaaaaatgttggttttttgtgaaacttgaggaacacacatatattatggagatgtacgtgtagaattttttgtcaaattttttcgacacttcgaattatgatttttttggtagagggagcatacaaacccgggagccgaattgaatttccggtccTTTTGCATAGATCGAGCATCGAGGTACATGTAGCTTGCTTTTTAAGTTAAATGTATGGCATTTTCAAGTTTTTAAAAAATCTTAAGTTTTCTCCTAGATGTAGGTAATTCTGTGTTATAGAAACGTGTAAATTTTTAAATTAAATACCTTGTATTCTAAGCGGTGCAAAAGTAACAAGTGAAAAGTCGAAGTAGTGAACCCAACGCAGACTTTCAAACCTTCAAATATTGTcagatttttttcatttttatgtggcCCAAAATGCAAACTGTTTTGAGTTGACATTTTGAACGTTAGTAGAATACATCGTCATCGGCATCTAGAATAATTTCTAGATACTTTTGGAActttaaaatataattttcaaATAAAATGGCCTAAATATAGCCAGAGCTACATTTGTAGTTTTCCAAACAAAAATTACCGAACTTATTACAATGAGAAAATCTGTAGGTATATCTCAGCGAGCCCAGGCAAACCCCCGCGTTAGTGTACCTTGTGATTCTTTCTATGTGCATCGTTTAGGCCTTTGCACATTCCTATGCTGATCTATGGAACAAAAAAGTGGATTGTTGGACTACCGATAATTTTTGTTTGAAATATACTACcctgttcctaaatataagcaGCTCTAGCAGTTTAAATTGAACTGCTAGGACCTGTATtttgataaaaataaaaacagcTCTAGCAGTTTGAATTGAACTGCTAGGACCTGTATTTCGGTTTTAAAAAAACAATCCCAGGCTGAACCTGACTTCTTGTTTCGCCCTATAGATTGACTGATCGCCCtacaaaagttttgctatattttCACAAAGTTGTCGCCGACCTCGCTAGTATAAAAAACAAGCTTTATACAATGCTCAGAAGCATCCTTTCAATTGAGAACAAGTTCCGGATTGAAATTCAGAGCTGCCATTGAAAGCTATATACACCACCAATTTTACATCTGAACCGTCCGCCACCTTTGGTTGACGCCTGCGGGTGGGGCTTGCTTCCCAGTGTCAGCCACTCAGGGCACGAGGTGGAAAACCTTGGGAGTACTGTTGTTTACTGTTGCAGACTTCAACCGACCGTTATACATGGATTTTTCACCCTTTTCTCACCGGTTGCAAAATAATCTACTCCTTCCCCTGAAATTGGATCTCAAAGTGGACACTCGACTGCTGCACAGGGACTAATTCTACAGTAGATTTCTACCCGGAGATCGCACCTTAAGATGGCATAACATTACACGTCTCACACATCAACAGCTAGCAAATTCAGATCTGCCAGAAGCGGCAGCAAATGCATCAAACTGAATCAAGAACAGCACACAGCAACAATTCAGATCTCAAACCATACAAGAGCACAACGATTATTTCCGGACCATCCATCAACATCACACCGGCCACAGATAGTAGAGCAGAGCAATGGACTAACAGGTTGGCACAGCGACGCCGCGATCGCCACCACCAGATCTCGCAACGAAATTAACTGCTTACCGTTACTAGAGCACACGCCGTTCCTTGACTTGCCCGACGACTACCAGATCAATTCAGTTGGCGGCGGCGCCCTCGCCGTCGGCGGCCTTGGCCTCCTGGCCCTCGGGCGCCGGCGCGGGCGGGTTGAGCTGGAAGGCGGCGACGGGGAAGGCGCGTCCGAGCCCGGCGGGGGTGCGGAAGACGATCTTGGTGCCGGAGGGGCTGATGACGATCTCGGAGAGGGTGACCCAGATGAACATCTCCTTGCTCTTGACCCCGGTCATGCCGTGCATCCGGCCGGGCTCCACGAACGCCGTCACCTCGGCGTCGTACCACACCTGCTTGCCGATGGCGTCGAAGGTGTGGGTGAGGCCGCCGGACTGGCTCTGCCGGAGCCACACGAACCCGGTGGCGCGGTTGTACCCGACCTCCACCAGGGAAGGGAGCGGGAGCAGCCCGTCGGGGAGGCCGAGCTCCACCAGGAACTCGCGGGCCCTGGCCTCGCAGTCCGCGGTGTGCACGTCCGCGCCCGCGCGGTGCTCCTCGATCGCCTGCGACGCCATCGCCGGATGTCTTGCTTGGGGTTTCTTGCTTTTTCAGTTCTCTCCTGCTCGCCGGTCTGGTCTGTCTCTGGTCTCGCTTTTTTGATTGTTCTCTTGGAGGAGATCAGGAGGGCTTTTATGTGCGTTGGGCCACTTGGGACAGTTGGATGGAGAGACTCGGAATGGGATTGATTCCAGTTCCAGCATTGACACATCAACTGTAAGagccatctccactcgtctccccgagaagccccccacgagccgtttttttacatccggacggcgaaatccgGTCCAGTCGCGctcccggttcctcgatttcgtccggatttgggcctaaattcatccggcgatcccacgccatccccgcccccccggggagcgctcggggactccggatggagcaaaaccaaccgcccacgcccacgtgtctcctctttctccgaactccccgggccatcctctttttccccgagaaacgccgcttggggagcacacgactgaaaatatactgccccccatgccaaaaattgatccaatccggacgaaaatttcgccggatttggacgtgagGAGCGCCAactagtggggatgctctaaacaGGTGGACTGTGAAGGAATAGGCAGTCTTGCCATCAGTACGCCCCTTCTTCTTTTGCCGATACATGTTTTGTTTTAGCAAAAATAGTCGATGTCATGTTTATAGACCATATAAATTCCCAACAGTTTTGTAGTTGATCCAAAGTCATGTCCGAAGATTGCATCTGCAGCGAATTTCTAACGAGCAAACAAAAATTATATGGAGCAGGACTGGTTGTTAATGGTGAGGGGATACAGCCGGGTGACCATTTCGACACGCGACACGCGGTTACCTGAGCGAGCCCACATGAACGCCTGCTCCCCTTATTACCTCTTCTTCCGTCCCCCTCTTCCTCATTTCTCTGTCTCTCGTTCTTTTCACAAAACAAAACCGACCCCATTAGCCAGTTAGACCTCGCATCTTCATTTGGCCACCACCACTATCACCCACCACCCTTGTCGGTGACCCCGCGACTAGCCACCACGGAGAAGGCGCTGGCAACCCTAGAGCGAGGCAGCGTCGAGCCATGCACTTAGGAGTGGGGTGGTGGCTACGAACCTTCAAGGCGAAGCTAGGGTGGTGGCAGACCGGTGGAGGAGGAGCTTCCAGGAGGGCGGTGCGGCTAGAAGGCACGAGACCAGATCTAGCATGAGGCAGTGCAGCTAGGAGGCGTGAGACCAGATCTGAAAAATGAAGTGTTTTTTGCTAAACACGGCAGTTTTTCTCAGGTGTACAACATATCATTCCCCTTCAATATACAAAAGAATCATGAAAATGAAGTGTTTTTTGCTATTTCCCCCATACtttgttcttttttcttttctttttaatgAACTTGAGAGGCTTGTGAAACACATCTCCAACTACATATACTTTTCCAATTACGGGCCATATATTTTGGATACGTAAAAAAGTAACTCGTAGATGGATCCTCGAGTACTTCCCTCGTGACtagaacctttttttttttaccaATTTCTAAACTAAATACAACAACCATGTACTCCCTCTATTTCAAAATAATAAATGTTCTAATTTTGACCTAAGTCAGAGTACATTTTCCTGAAATTTTAGTCAAACTCTGAGAAGTTTGCCTTATGAAAAAGCTTAAATTCAATTATTTTGAAATGGAGGATGTAACTGATTATATAGCAGTTTGGTTAACTAGGCTATGTGC contains the following coding sequences:
- the LOC124683535 gene encoding uncharacterized protein LOC124683535, encoding MASQAIEEHRAGADVHTADCEARAREFLVELGLPDGLLPLPSLVEVGYNRATGFVWLRQSQSGGLTHTFDAIGKQVWYDAEVTAFVEPGRMHGMTGVKSKEMFIWVTLSEIVISPSGTKIVFRTPAGLGRAFPVAAFQLNPPAPAPEGQEAKAADGEGAAAN